The genome window ACTATCAGGAAGTGTATATATAATAAACAGCAGCAAGACGATCGCAACAATAAAAAGAAATAGGAAAATCCCTGGATAACCAAAATGTTCTCCTAATATTCCTCCTAATATTGGGGCAACTGCGGGAGCAAGGGTGAGCAATATTTGATACGTCCCCATGGCACTCCCTCTTTTCTCCCCTTCAAATAAGTGTGAAATCATATTTATTGCCACTAAAGGGACAATCCCTGCACCGATTGCTTGAACAATCCGAAAAATCATAAAGAGTATAAAATTGGTTACAAACGAACAGGCAATCGTTGAAATAGCAATGAAAATAAAACTAAGTATTAATAAACGTTTTTGATTTTTCGTATCTATCATAGTCCCTAAAATAATTTGAATCAGTGCTATGATAAAAATAAAACTACTAACAGTAAAATTCACCCAGCTGATAGAAACATTAAAGGAATCTCGAATAAGCGGAATCACCGGTGTATAAATATTTTGATTTAAAGAAACGAAAAAACTACTAATACTCAACAAATATAAAGATAACATTTTCGTTTGAGACATTTTTCGAGACATACATATTCTCCTTTTTAGACTTATTGAGACTTTATACTTTCCGTTATAGCATTTAAAAAGCGAATAATGATCTCTAATTCAGCTGGTTTAAATTCATTCAAAATACGCAAATAACGTTCCCTTGCCTGTTTATGTAGTTGTGCATGGATAAGAGCAAGCATTTCTCCTGATTTTGTTAGCAAGTAGTAAATTTCTTTTTTGTTATCTTCATCTTGTACCTTTTCTAAGATATGATGCTCTAATAATTTCCTGACAGCTTTTGTAATCGCTGGTTTAGATACATTTAAACTTTCAGATAATGTAGTATTATTTGCTCTTCCACTTTCTTTAATAGTTGCCACGATGTGTAATTGAGTCAGTGTCCAATCCGATATAATTGATTCTTCTTGGCTTATTTTCATCTGTTTTCTTATTTTATCAACAGCTTCTCTTTCCTTGATGAATTGTTCTAAAGCCTCTAGTGCTTCTGTGTTTTTGTCCATTTAAATCACCTCATCTTTTTGTTAACCAGTTAATTATTTGTAGTTTATATTAAGATTTTATCATAGTCAATATAAAATACATATTTCACAAAAAATAATTAACTGGTTAATATTTTTCTAGATTTACTGAAAACTCCATCGTGAACTGCTAGCTTATTTTGTGATACACCAGATTCTAATCGTTTTTCTTCTAATACTTATCCCAAAGAGTTGATTCATTTGTATTTTCCTTAAATCACACGCCAATCTTCTAAAACATAAAAATAGACACTTTGTTTTAAAGTGCCTCAGTTTGTAGACAAAAAGATATTTGTGAAGTAGAATTGCATTTTTATGCGTTGCTTAGAGTGGAGGGGGTGAGACTCCTGTGGGATTAGCGAGACAGTCTGAGACCCTGCAGGCTGAAAGCCGAA of Niallia circulans contains these proteins:
- a CDS encoding MarR family transcriptional regulator; the protein is MDKNTEALEALEQFIKEREAVDKIRKQMKISQEESIISDWTLTQLHIVATIKESGRANNTTLSESLNVSKPAITKAVRKLLEHHILEKVQDEDNKKEIYYLLTKSGEMLALIHAQLHKQARERYLRILNEFKPAELEIIIRFLNAITESIKSQ